The genome window TGGCGACGGCTGGAGTGTCGGATCAAAACGGTTCGAACTCTTCGTCCTGTTTGTCGTGGGGGGCTTCAGGTCCACCGATGGCCAAGCGTCGGGCGTGGTGGGGGGGAGTCATGGTATAGTGCTGCGAGGCGAACGGTGAGGCGATCGGCGTCAGGGGGGCCAACAGATTGGTCGGCGGCGCATGAACCGGGGGGAGCGGTGGGGTGTTCGCCAAGGTTTCGGCCCGCAGGGCGCTTTCCTTGAGGGTGGCCAGTTCCGCTGCCATTTCCTGGGAGGCCTTGGTTTGGTTGGCGAGGGTTGCCGCCATCTCTTTGAAGATTTCGGTCTGGGTGGTCAGAGCGACCGTCATTTCCTTGGAAGTTTCGGTCTGGGCGGTCAGCAGGGTTTCCAGCCGGGCGATTTCCGTTTGGCGGGTTTCGTGGGTGTCGGCGAGCATGCGGGTCAGGCGGGATTGCCAGTCGGCTTGATCCCGGAGCGTGCTGCGGCGCATCCACAGGCCTGCCCCGAGCACGCCGCAGCCGCTTCCCAAAGCGAGAATCACCAGATTCAGGGCTCCTTGCAAACGGTCCAACGTCCCGGTCAGGTCCGGGTCGGGGTTGGTGACCCCGACCTGAATCCAGAGACGTTGCAACTGGGTCAGCAGATCGTCCAGCGTGGCCATGGCCACGCCCAGGCCCGCGCCCCCCAACAGCAAAAGGAGCGCGAGCCCTGGCAGAATCCGGTTCAAGCTCAGAACTCCACAGCCAGTTTGACCGTGCCGGTATTGGCCGTGTTGTTGGTGCCGGGCGCGGTGGAGATGTCGGTGGTGTTGTAGTCCTTGTCGTGCATCCATTCCATGGCGAGGGTGGTGTGGTCGTAGATGCCCATGGAAAAGCCAACCATGAGACGATTTTCCGGGAAGCCCAATCCGCCCCCCAGACCCAACGCCTCCTCACTGCCCTGCCAGGCGCCGGCGATGGTGGTCTCCTTGCCCATCATCGTAAAGCCGTAGCCGGCTTCCAGATTCCAGGCGCTCGGTTTGGCCCCGCCGCCGTTCCAGGCCAACTCCGTCGGAGCGAAGCGGTCCAGAGCCGTGATGTATTCGCCGATCAGGGTGAAACCGGAAAAGCCCACCTGGGCATGCAAGCCGGCGCCGCCGATGTGCTGCTGCATGGCGTTCACCGTGGCAATCCGGGAGGTCAGCACTTCCGAGTCTTCCAGGGAGTTGATCAGACTGCCGCCGAAGTCGAAGGTCACTTCCCGGATCTTGCCGCCATAACCCAGATTGGCGCCGAACTGGTCGATGGTATCGTTGCCGCCGGCCTTCTGGGCGTTGCCGTTGAAGGCGTAGACCGAACCATACCCGCCTTTATGCTGGAAACCCACCTCCAGAACCGATTCCTTGGTTTCGCCAAGCTGCATGGTGAGGGGGTCGCTGATCAGGTTGGTGGTGAATTTGCCAAAGGGTACGGTTTTGCGTCCGGCGGTCAGA of Magnetococcales bacterium contains these proteins:
- a CDS encoding LbtU family siderophore porin, whose product is MHKRTTPALLAATALMGTASVAMAADLPSREEMWKMLQQQQQEINGLRQELQSQKSAPAPQQAAPPPQAAPQAAEAGKEPPKKEGLNWSDRITLSGAVDVRANTVETFKNAATSDVVIDTVKLGIDVKIADMVTGRIVFLHEEPYNAPDTAFVDVDEATITLGDTERQPLYLTAGRKTVPFGKFTTNLISDPLTMQLGETKESVLEVGFQHKGGYGSVYAFNGNAQKAGGNDTIDQFGANLGYGGKIREVTFDFGGSLINSLEDSEVLTSRIATVNAMQQHIGGAGLHAQVGFSGFTLIGEYITALDRFAPTELAWNGGGAKPSAWNLEAGYGFTMMGKETTIAGAWQGSEEALGLGGGLGFPENRLMVGFSMGIYDHTTLAMEWMHDKDYNTTDISTAPGTNNTANTGTVKLAVEF